From the genome of Paraburkholderia aromaticivorans, one region includes:
- a CDS encoding transposase — MDTSQPDPGVARPPKRSWRRHCDEFKSHVIAMARQGHGSVAAVALANGLNANMLRRWVRESEMADDASAATRTQAAMSPPAFVPVTLADFGDRTPAAPEPSAAPSASERVTVEIRRGTTSVSASLPMDARSAAWLRDVLA; from the coding sequence ATGGACACTTCCCAACCCGATCCCGGTGTGGCGCGGCCACCCAAGCGGAGCTGGCGGCGGCACTGCGATGAGTTCAAGTCGCATGTCATCGCGATGGCCCGCCAAGGCCATGGCTCGGTCGCCGCAGTGGCGCTTGCCAACGGCCTGAACGCGAACATGCTGCGACGCTGGGTGCGCGAGTCGGAGATGGCCGACGATGCATCCGCGGCGACGCGCACCCAGGCCGCCATGAGCCCACCCGCATTCGTGCCGGTGACGCTGGCCGACTTCGGTGATCGAACACCTGCCGCGCCCGAGCCGAGCGCTGCCCCCTCGGCATCCGAACGCGTCACGGTGGAGATCCGCCGCGGCACCACCAGTGTCAGCGCCAGCCTGCCGATGGACGCGCGCAGCGCCGCCTGGCTGCGCGACGTACTGGCTTGA
- a CDS encoding EexN family lipoprotein: MKKIIPFLFVAALTACGQSETPQKAAVSEVSIPTVEELAANPERLKELRRQCKAGRPKLGDLLCNRVAEATRKRFYGDGETPYAPPKESPKF; this comes from the coding sequence GTGAAGAAGATCATCCCCTTCCTGTTCGTGGCAGCCCTGACAGCCTGCGGCCAGTCCGAGACGCCTCAAAAGGCCGCCGTCTCAGAGGTCAGCATTCCAACGGTGGAAGAACTGGCAGCCAACCCCGAACGGCTCAAGGAGCTGCGGCGGCAATGCAAAGCCGGCCGCCCCAAGTTGGGTGACCTTCTGTGCAACCGGGTCGCCGAAGCCACGCGCAAGCGGTTCTATGGCGACGGCGAAACCCCGTACGCGCCACCGAAAGAATCGCCGAAGTTCTGA
- a CDS encoding IS5 family transposase translates to MSQISFSDAEQAGKRKKTRREVFLGEMEVVVPWKALLKVIEPHYPVAGRGRRPYPLEAMLRVHLMQNWFALSDPAMEEALYEIASLRTFAELDLAAIPDETTILNFRHLLEANDLAEDILKTVNAHLARKGLLLKRGSIVDATIIAAPSSTKNAEGGRDPEMHQTRKGKQWHFGMKAHIAVDADSGLVHTVTTTAANESDVEQIGDLLHGKEQDVWADSGYRGAQRRVTRDDRHWHIAGRPSDMAKLPEGRAKQRLRKQEYRKASVRAKVEHPFRVIKWQFGLVKVRFRGLAKNTAHVVTLFALSNLWMARKKLMAMVGVVRLQMA, encoded by the coding sequence ATGAGCCAGATCAGTTTCTCGGACGCGGAGCAAGCGGGCAAGAGGAAGAAGACGCGGCGCGAAGTCTTCCTCGGCGAGATGGAAGTGGTGGTGCCGTGGAAGGCGCTGCTCAAGGTGATCGAGCCGCACTACCCGGTGGCGGGTCGGGGCCGCAGGCCGTATCCGCTGGAGGCGATGCTGCGAGTGCACCTGATGCAGAACTGGTTCGCGCTGAGCGATCCGGCGATGGAAGAGGCGCTGTACGAGATCGCCTCGCTGCGCACGTTTGCCGAGCTGGATCTGGCGGCGATCCCTGACGAGACGACGATCCTAAACTTCCGCCACCTGCTGGAGGCCAACGACCTGGCCGAGGACATCCTCAAGACGGTCAACGCGCACCTGGCCCGCAAAGGCCTGCTGCTCAAGCGCGGCAGCATCGTGGACGCCACGATCATCGCCGCGCCGAGTTCGACCAAGAACGCCGAGGGTGGGCGCGACCCCGAGATGCACCAGACCCGCAAGGGCAAGCAGTGGCACTTCGGCATGAAGGCGCACATCGCGGTGGATGCCGACAGTGGTCTGGTTCACACGGTCACCACCACGGCGGCCAACGAGTCCGACGTCGAACAGATCGGCGATCTGCTGCATGGCAAGGAACAAGACGTGTGGGCCGACTCGGGCTACCGGGGCGCGCAGCGCCGAGTGACCCGAGATGATCGGCACTGGCACATCGCCGGCCGGCCCAGCGACATGGCCAAGCTGCCCGAGGGGCGTGCGAAGCAGAGGCTCAGGAAGCAGGAGTACCGCAAGGCCAGCGTGCGCGCAAAGGTCGAGCACCCGTTTCGGGTCATCAAGTGGCAGTTCGGGCTGGTGAAGGTCAGGTTCCGGGGGTTGGCGAAGAACACGGCCCACGTGGTCACCCTCTTCGCGCTGTCGAACCTGTGGATGGCGCGCAAGAAGTTGATGGCGATGGTGGGAGTCGTCCGCCTGCAGATGGCATGA
- the tnpB gene encoding IS66 family insertion sequence element accessory protein TnpB (TnpB, as the term is used for proteins encoded by IS66 family insertion elements, is considered an accessory protein, since TnpC, encoded by a neighboring gene, is a DDE family transposase.): MIKVDAVWLAVQPLDMRLGTEAALARVVGVFGAAHPNHAYLFANRRANRMKVLVHDGIGVWLAARRLNAGKFVWPADASATLQLTRPQFDALVLGLPWQRLGDAGIIRVI, encoded by the coding sequence ATGATCAAGGTCGATGCTGTGTGGCTGGCCGTACAGCCCCTGGACATGCGCCTGGGCACCGAGGCCGCACTCGCCCGCGTGGTCGGCGTCTTCGGCGCTGCGCACCCGAACCATGCCTACCTCTTCGCCAATCGGCGCGCCAACCGCATGAAGGTGCTGGTGCACGACGGCATCGGCGTGTGGCTGGCCGCTCGCAGGCTCAACGCCGGCAAGTTCGTCTGGCCCGCCGACGCCAGCGCCACGCTGCAGCTGACGCGGCCGCAGTTCGATGCCCTGGTGCTGGGCCTGCCCTGGCAGCGGCTGGGCGATGCG
- a CDS encoding LysR family transcriptional regulator, protein MELRHLRCFLAVAEELHFARAAERLYIEQSPLSRAIKELEEELGVILFARTTRSTRLTRAGNLFLEHVRRVFAALEQARDSVKAAANGFHRQLRVALSDGITLSRLSALLVLCRQEEPEVEIRLFEVPLSQQIKGLHDDLYDVGFAQSNEVGNGIVSVPAWSDALIVAVPARHPLLAHKRIPLDELLRYPLVLCDPQACEGHAKHVERVLRRADMEPLIAERVASTDLMMALVSAGFALGLVGAARIAANREPGVVARPLASRVPPLTTYLLRLEGNSSDVLARFIERVQAVESPESPGPIPDLHPDPPEEPRP, encoded by the coding sequence ATGGAACTTCGTCATTTGCGCTGCTTTCTGGCTGTGGCCGAAGAACTCCACTTCGCCCGCGCCGCCGAGCGATTGTATATCGAGCAGTCGCCGCTATCGCGCGCCATCAAGGAACTGGAAGAAGAACTAGGCGTGATTTTGTTTGCTCGCACCACACGCAGCACGCGGCTAACCCGAGCCGGGAATCTGTTCCTTGAGCACGTGCGTCGCGTGTTTGCTGCCTTGGAACAAGCGCGTGACAGCGTGAAAGCGGCAGCCAATGGCTTTCACAGGCAACTGCGCGTGGCTCTGTCCGACGGTATCACGCTGTCGCGCCTATCCGCTTTGCTTGTACTTTGTCGCCAAGAAGAACCTGAGGTCGAGATTCGCCTCTTCGAGGTGCCGCTGTCGCAGCAGATCAAAGGGCTACATGACGATCTCTATGACGTAGGGTTCGCCCAGTCCAACGAAGTTGGCAATGGCATCGTTTCCGTGCCCGCTTGGAGCGATGCGCTGATAGTGGCAGTGCCCGCTCGGCACCCCCTACTGGCACATAAGCGCATTCCTTTAGACGAACTTTTGCGCTATCCGTTGGTCTTGTGCGATCCACAGGCATGTGAAGGCCATGCCAAGCACGTTGAGCGGGTGCTACGCCGCGCGGATATGGAGCCACTGATTGCAGAGCGGGTGGCATCCACTGACCTGATGATGGCCCTGGTATCAGCCGGCTTCGCGCTGGGACTGGTCGGCGCCGCACGCATTGCTGCCAATCGCGAGCCTGGCGTCGTGGCCCGGCCGTTGGCATCGCGCGTGCCGCCTTTGACAACTTACCTGCTGCGTCTCGAAGGCAACTCGTCCGATGTGCTGGCGCGGTTCATTGAGCGCGTGCAGGCCGTCGAGTCACCGGAGTCGCCCGGGCCCATACCGGACCTCCATCCCGATCCACCGGAGGAACCGAGGCCGTGA